One Eleginops maclovinus isolate JMC-PN-2008 ecotype Puerto Natales chromosome 22, JC_Emac_rtc_rv5, whole genome shotgun sequence DNA segment encodes these proteins:
- the got1 gene encoding aspartate aminotransferase, cytoplasmic, whose translation MSVFCEVSQAAPVAVFKLSQDFNNDQFPNKVNLGVGAYRTDEGKPWVLPVVKKVEKIIVHDDSLNHEYLPILGLPEFRSSASKIALGDDSPAIQENRVGAVQCLGGTGALKMGAEFLRRFYNGNNNTKTPVYVSAPTWENHNAVFASAGFDDVRPYKYWDAENRGLDLAGFLGDLESCPAHSIFVLHACAHNPTGTDPTQDQWQQIAEVMMRRNLFVFFDSAYQGFASGNLDKDAWAIRYFVSMGFEMFCAQSFSKNFGLYNERVGNLTIVARDADNLKRVLSQMEKIVRTTWSNPPSQGARIVAVTLTSPELFSEWKENVKTMADRVLLMRAQLKAKLQALGTPGTWDHITEQIGMFSFTGLNSKQVEYMVKERHIYLMASGRINMCGLTSKNIDYVAESIHATVTSV comes from the exons ATGTCGGTGTTTTGTGAGGTCTCTCAGGCAGCCCCTGTAGCTGTCTTCAAGCTGTCACAGGATTTCAACAACGATCAATTTCCCAACAAGGTGAATCTTGGAGTAGGAG CCTACCGGACAGATGAAGGAAAGCCATGGGTTTTGCCGGTGGTGAAAAAGGTTGAAAAGATCATTGTGCACGATGACAGTCTTAACCATGAGTACCTGCCCATCCTGGGCCTGCCTGAATTCAGATCCTCAGCCTCTAAGATCGCACTGGGAGATGACAGTCCTGCCATCCAGGAGAACAGG GTTGGGGCTGTCCAGTGTCTTGGTGGTACAGGGGCTCTGAAGATGGGTGCAGAATTTCTCAGGCGTTTCTACAatggaaacaacaacaccaaaacACCCGTCTATGTGTCCGCACCTACCTGGG AAAATCACAATGCTGTTTTTGCCAGTGCTGGCTTTGATGATGTCCGTCCATACAAGTACTGGGATGCAGAAAATAGGGGCCTTGATTTGGCTGGTTTCCTTGGAGACCTGGAG AGTTGTCCAGCACACTCTATCTTTGTCCTGCATGCCTGTGCGCACAACCCAACTGGTACAGACCCGACACAGGATCAATGGCAGCAGATCGCTGAAGTTATGATG AGGAGGAACCTGTTTGTGTTCTTTGACTCGGCTTATCAGGGTTTCGCCTCAGGCAATCTGGATAAAGATGCCTGGGCGATCCGCTACTTTGTCTCTATGGGCTTTGAAATGTTCTGCGCTCAGTCTTTCTCCAAGAACTTTGGCCTCTACA ATGAGCGTGTGGGAAACCTGACCATTGTGGCTCGTGATGCAGACAACCTGAAGCGAGTGCTGTCCCAGATGGAGAAGATTGTGAGGACCACTTGGTCCAACCCACCGTCTCAGGGAGCTCGCATTGTTGCCGTCACTCTTACCTCACCTGAACTCTTCAGCGAATG GAAGGAAAATGTGAAGACAATGGCTGACAGGGTCCTGTTGATGAGGGCTCAGCTGAAAGCTAAGCTCCAAGCTCTGGGGACACCAGGCACCTGGGACCACATCACAGAGCAGATCGGCATGTTCAGCTTCACAGGCCTCAACT CCAAACAAGTTGAGTACATGGTGAAGGAGAGACACATCTACCTGATGGCCAGTGGTCGCATCAACATGTGCGGTTTGACCTCCAAGAACATAGACTACGTGGCAGAGTCCATCCATGCGACTGTCACCAGTGTCTAG
- the LOC134858875 gene encoding metal transporter CNNM1 has protein sequence MSFSSSFSMMAADAADALCCILHPRRLSLFFLTVTLSSLPAPTAALLGVRPEDTQSGELSVQDGILRAIEGTRFILRVYYSTSPATEHPNSLNISGRPDAAPAAPWIAFIEEAGEDSGDTEKHRSTGNPCEDEDARSSDIELLGSFRSTSSHNSVMVELLAKDLRRGELIKYYSMCAFDGVKWEHFSTKDFWLAVAERPPEADVWLQAGVSVLLIGLSALCSGLNISMLALDPVELRVLQNSGTEKEQKYARKIESVRKHGNYILCTVVLGNVLTNTCFVVWMCQILGLTALSTASCTLGIFFFGEILPHSLASRHSLAIASKTLCATRLLMLLFFPIAYPVSKILDIMLHQEISNFYTREKLVAMLRVTDPYHDLVKEELNIIQGALELRTKTVEDVLTQLSDCYMLSSDAVLDFCTMSDVMQSGFTRIPVYENERSNIVDILFVKDLAFVDPDDCTPLKTITQFYKHPMHSVFNDTKLDVMLEEFKRGKSHLAVVQRVNSEGEGDPFYEVMGIVTLEDVIEEIIKSEIVDETDLFTDNRTKRRVSHQERKPQDFSIFKLAENELKVKISPQLLLATHRFLATEVEPFRPCHLSDKILLRLIKHPSIVQELKFNPKNKHATQHYLFTRNKPVDYFVLLLQGRVEVEIGKEALRFENGAFSHYGMPALIMPLPTGRRYSSRGSGLNQSESMLSGGSAGQLTTGGGVYLPDYSVRQLTDLQIIKITRNHYQNALTATRMDSSPQTPDPLYSDAKGRPAVPETRSHSIALPLTHTHTRLGLARLAHLHPHAGLRNTSQLNERNRIVRSKSDGQRSPNDTVFLRLDEIPYIHEDRPETYGENDVPTESQPFASPFISSLSLSSSEENIGKKLLRKLSNKRRKKSRDGENCLEEGSEQPPLTS, from the exons ATGTCCTTCAGTAGTTCATTCAGCATGATGGCTGCGGATGCTGCGGATGCTCTCTGCTGCATCCTGCATCCGCGCCggctctctcttttcttcctcaccgtcaccctctcctctctgccggCCCCCACAGCAGCGCTGCTCGGTGTCCGGCCGGAGGACACCCAGAGCGGAGAGCTGTCCGTCCAGGATGGGATACTGAGGGCGATCGAGGGGACACGCTTCATACTGAGGGTTTACTACTCCACATCCCCTGCTACGGAGCATCCAAACAGCCTGAACATCAGCGGCAGACCTGACGCTGCTCCTGCGGCTCCGTGGATCGCGTTTATAGAGGAAGCAGGGGAGGACAGTGGGGACACGGAGAAGCACAGGTCCACAGGGAATCCGTGCGAGGACGAGGATGCCCGGAGCTCGGATATCGAGCTGCTGGGCTCTTTCAGATCCACATCAAGTCACAACTCAGTGATGGTGGAGCTGCTCGCTAAAGACCTGCGCAGAGGCGAGCTCATCAAATACTACTCCATGTGCGCGTTTGATGGAGTGAAATGGGAACATTTCAGCACCAAAGACTTCTGGTTGGCAGTGGCGGAGAGACCTCCAGAGGCAGATGTTTGGCTCCAGGCGGGTGTTTCGGTGCTCTTGATAGGACTGTCTGCGCTCTGTAGCGGGTTGAACATCAGTATGTTGGCTCTGGACCCCGTGGAGCTGCGTGTCCTCCAGAATAGTGGCACAGAGAAGGAGCAGAAATATGCACGGAAGATAGAGTCAGTGCGTAAACATGGAAACTACATCCTTTGCACCGTTGTACTGGGAAACGTGCTTACAAATACATGCTTTGTGGTGTGGATGTGCCAGATTTTAGGATTGACAGCTCTCTCAACTGCCTCTTGCACTTTGGGAATATTCTTCTTTGGCGAGATTTTACCTCACTCCCTCGCATCAAGGCACAGTCTCGCCATCGCCTCAAAGACCCTCTGTGCGACCCGCCTGctgatgctgttgtttttccccATTGCATATCCAGTCTCTAAGATCCTGGACATCATGCTGCACCAAGAGATCAGCAACTTTTACACAAGGGAGAAGTTAGTGGCCATGCTGCGCGTCACAGATCCATACCACGACTTGGTCAAAGAGGAGCTGAACATCATCCAAGGGGCCCTGGAGCTGAGGACCAAGACCGTAGAAGACGTGCTGACCCAACTCTCTGACTGCTACATGCTTTCCTCGGATGCCGTGCTGGACTTCTGCACCATGTCGGACGTGATGCAGAGTGGCTTCACCCGGATCCCGGTCTATGAGAATGAGAGGTCCAACATAGTGGACATCCTCTTTGTGAAAGACTTGGCCTTCGTGGATCCTGACGATTGCACTCCCCTAAAAACAATCACTCAGTTTTACAAGCATCCCATGCACAGCGTGTTCAATGACACCAAGCTGGATGTGATGCTTGAGGAATTTAAGAGAG GTAAGTCCCACCTGGCCGTGGTGCAGAGGGTGAACAGCGAAGGTGAAGGAGACCCCTTCTATGAGGTGATGGGCATCGTCACCCTGGAAGACGTCATAGAAGAGATCATCAAGTCTGAGATTGTGGACGAGACAGACCTGTTTA CTGATAATCGGACCAAAAGGAGAGTGTCGCACCAGGAGAGGAAACCACAGGATTTCTCCATCTTCAAACTGGCAGAAAATGAGCTGAAGGTGAAGATCTCACCCCAGCTTCTACTCGCCACACACCGCTTCTTGGCAACAG AAGTGGAGCCTTTTAGGCCGTGCCACCTGTCAGACAAGATCTTGCTGCGTCTCATCAAACATCCCAGCATTGTGCAGGAACTCAAGTTCAACCCCAAGAACAAACACGCCACTCAACACTACCTCTTCACGAGAAACAAACCTGTGGACTACTTTGTCCTCCTTCTGCAG GGACGGGTGGAGGTAGAAATTGGAAAGGAGGCTCTTCGCTTTGAAAATGGAGCTTTTTCACATTATGGCATGCCAGCACTCATCATGCCCCTGCCTACTG GTCGGAGGTATAGTTCCCGGGGCAGTGGTCtgaaccaatcagaatcaatGCTGAGTGGAGGCAGTGCGGGTCAACTCACTACAGGAGGGGGGGTCTACTTGCCAGACTACTCAGTGCGACAGCTCACAGACCTGCAGATCATCAAG ATCACCAGGAACCACTACCAGAACGCCCTCACAGCCACCCGGATGGACAGCTCCCCTCAGACTCCAGACCCTCTGTATTCTGATGCTAAAGGGAGGCCTGCTGTCCCAGAGACCCGCTCACACAGCATTGccctccccctcacacacacacacactcggctGGGGCTGGCACGCCTTGCACATCTCCATCCCCACGCTGGCCTTCGCAACACCTCCCAGCTCAATGAGAGAAACCGCATTGTTC GCAGCAAATCTGACGGGCAGAGGAGTCCAAATGATACTGTGTTCCTCCGTTTGGACGAGATTCCCTACATCCACGAGGACCGGCCGGAAACTTATGGAGAGAATG ACGTGCCTACAGAGTCTCAGCCCTTTGCCTCTCCCTTCatcagctctctgtctctgtccagcTCAGAGGAGAACATCGGGAAGAAGCTATTGCGTAAATTGA GtaacaagaggaggaaaaagtcTCGGGATGGAGAAAACTGTTTGGAGGAAGGTTCAGAGCAGCCACCACTGACAAGCTAG